The Tautonia plasticadhaerens nucleotide sequence CATGGAGGAGGCCGAGCGCCTCTGCGACCGGATCGTCATCGTCGACCACGGCCGTGTGATCGCCGACGGCAGCCTCAAGGGCCTCTCCGGCCTGATCCACCGGGACACACGCCTCCGACTGGAGCTGGACTCCCCCGGCGACGGCCCCTGGCTCGACCGGGTCTCGGCCCTGCCGGGCGTGACCTCGGCGCGGCTGGACGACGCCACGCTCGTGCTCGACCTGGCCGGGCTGTCCGACGCCCCGGCCGTCCTCGGCGCCCTGGGGGGCCTCGGCCTGGTGGTCACGCACCTGGAGAGCGAGCGGGCGGACCTGGCCACCATCTTCCTGAACCTGACCGGGAGCACCCTGCGCGACTCATGAGCGCCCGACCCCTGCTGGCCCTGGTGGCGAAGGACCTGAAGGTCTTCCTCTCGGACCGCTACGCGCTGGTCCTCTCCTTCCTCGCGCCGGTGGCGCTGGCCAGCTTCATGGCCCTGATCTTCGGCGGTGCGGGGGCCGCGCCCCCCAGCCGGATCCCGATCCGCCTGACCGACGAGGACGGATCGGCCATCGCCCGCCGGATCGTCTCCGGCTCGGCGGCCGACGACCGCCTCGACGCCGTCGAGCAGCCCCGGGACCTCGCCCGGTCGGCCGTCCGGACCGGGGACGCCGTGCTCTCGGTCGTCATCCCCCCCGGCTTCGGCGAGGCCGCAGCGGACGCCCTTTACGGCGACGCCGAGCCCCCCGAGCTCCACTTCCTGCACGACCCGATGAGCCAGTCCGACGTCAGCCTCGCCCGAGGGCTGCTCACCCGGGTCATCCTGGAGGCCGTCACCTCCGAGGCCCTCTCCCCGGGCGACCGGCAGGACGGCCTGATCGACCTGTTGAGCGAAGAACTGCTCAACAATGACGTTACCTCACCTGATTCTGATGAGGATATTCAGCGGGCCGAGTTCCTCGCCCTCTTCGACGGGGGCGACTCCTGGTGGCAATCCCCCGCCCCCGAGGCCGAGGCCGGCCGCGCCGAGCTGGTCGAGGCCTTCCCCGGCCTCGCCGACTGGTTCGAGCCCGTGCCCGGGGAGCCGATCGAGGCCGAGGCCGATCCCCCTGGCGACCGAGGCTTAACGCTCCCCTACGCCACCCGGGAGGAGTCGATCGCCCCGGGGGGATCGGAGGGAGAACAGGCCTCGCTGGCGGCCCATGCCTTCGCGGGCATGGTGGTGCAGTTCGTCCTCTTCTCGGCGGTGGAGTGGGGCGTGGTGCTCTTGCAAGAACGCCAGCGCGGCCTGTGGAAGCGGCTGAGGTCGGCCCCGGTGTCCCGGTCGACGCTGATGCTGAGCAAGATCCTCGGCTGTGCGACCGTCTCCCTGGCGATCATCCTCTCGGTCTTCGCCGCCGGGGCGCTGCTCTTCGGCTACCGGATCGCCGGCGACCCGATCGCCTTCGCCGCCACCGCCGTCGTCTTCGCCCTGATGGCCTCGGCCTTCGGCCTGACGGTCGCCTCGCTCGGCCGGACGCCCCAGGGGGCCCGCTCGGTGGCCCTGCTCGGCGTGCTGGTGATGGTGATGCTCGGCGGCTGCTGGATCCCCAGCTTCCTCTTCCCCGACTGGCTCCAGTCCCTCACCCCGGCCATCCCCACCCGGTGGGCCATCGACGGCTTCGACGGCGTCTTCACCCGGGGCTACTCCCTCGCCGAGACCCTCCCCGCCCTCGCCGCCCTCGCCGCCTTCGCCGCCGGCTTCGGCCTCTTCTCGACGCTCGCCTTCCGATGGTCCGAGCCTTGACCCCGGGGACCGCCATCGTTCATCGATCTCCCGAGCCCTCGTCGACCAGCCGCAGACCCGGCGCCCTGCCCGACCTCCGGGCGTCCTCCAGCGCGGCCCGGATCGACCCCGACGCCGCCGGGTGGACGAGCCCGAAGGCCGCGTCGGCCCGGCTCCCGCTGACGTGAAGGCGCAAGAACGCCCCCGAGACGACCGCCGGCGAGCCGTACTCCCGGACCCGCCGCACCACCCGGCCCGCCGCCGCGTAGGCCAGCCGCATCGGCCCCTCGGCCGCGTCGGGCAGGGTCCGCACGACCCGGGGCCATCCGGCCATCCGGCCGACGATCCGGGCCATCTCCGCGTAGCTGAGGTACGGCCCGACCGCAGCATACCGCCGTCCCGGTTCCCCGGACTCCAACGACCGCCGATGTGCCTGCGCAATCACTCCCGCGTCGATCACCGGGATGCCTCCGCCCGGCACGATCGCCACCGGCACCCGGGCCATCAGCAGCAGGAGGCCCGTCGAGGTCGGCCGCACGTCCCTCGGGCCGACCACCATCCCCGGGCAGATCGCCAGGCAGCCGAGCCGATCGCCGGCCCAGCCCAGCACCATCGCTTCGGCCTCCCGCTTGGTCCGGCAGTAGGGAGAGTCGACGACCCGGAGGTTCCAAGGCGCCTCCTCGTCGGCCGGCCCCTCGGCGGTGCCGCAGGCGATCGTGTGCAGGGTGGAGGTGTAGACGAACCGCTCGACCCCGGCGGCCTCGGCCTCGACCAGCAGGGCACGGGTCGCCTCGACGTTCACCGCCCGCGCCCGGCCGTCGTCCGGCCCCAGGCTCACCCAAGCCGCCGCGTGCACGA carries:
- a CDS encoding ABC transporter permease is translated as MSARPLLALVAKDLKVFLSDRYALVLSFLAPVALASFMALIFGGAGAAPPSRIPIRLTDEDGSAIARRIVSGSAADDRLDAVEQPRDLARSAVRTGDAVLSVVIPPGFGEAAADALYGDAEPPELHFLHDPMSQSDVSLARGLLTRVILEAVTSEALSPGDRQDGLIDLLSEELLNNDVTSPDSDEDIQRAEFLALFDGGDSWWQSPAPEAEAGRAELVEAFPGLADWFEPVPGEPIEAEADPPGDRGLTLPYATREESIAPGGSEGEQASLAAHAFAGMVVQFVLFSAVEWGVVLLQERQRGLWKRLRSAPVSRSTLMLSKILGCATVSLAIILSVFAAGALLFGYRIAGDPIAFAATAVVFALMASAFGLTVASLGRTPQGARSVALLGVLVMVMLGGCWIPSFLFPDWLQSLTPAIPTRWAIDGFDGVFTRGYSLAETLPALAALAAFAAGFGLFSTLAFRWSEP
- a CDS encoding NAD-dependent epimerase/dehydratase family protein, whose translation is MLVTGAGGFVGGHVARELARAGHPVRGLVRRPPPVEPGDPEVDWRIGDLLEPGDRRRAVRGMRAVVHAAAWVSLGPDDGRARAVNVEATRALLVEAEAAGVERFVYTSTLHTIACGTAEGPADEEAPWNLRVVDSPYCRTKREAEAMVLGWAGDRLGCLAICPGMVVGPRDVRPTSTGLLLLMARVPVAIVPGGGIPVIDAGVIAQAHRRSLESGEPGRRYAAVGPYLSYAEMARIVGRMAGWPRVVRTLPDAAEGPMRLAYAAAGRVVRRVREYGSPAVVSGAFLRLHVSGSRADAAFGLVHPAASGSIRAALEDARRSGRAPGLRLVDEGSGDR